One Triplophysa rosa linkage group LG9, Trosa_1v2, whole genome shotgun sequence genomic window carries:
- the il22ra2 gene encoding interleukin-22 receptor subunit alpha-2, which produces MSTVTAPVLSLITLVCWAHCSHSVQDDLAPVEVDFRSLDYRNVLYWKQPHKAGQHKKYFVQHKVYGDKEWTNTEHCQGIQLLQCDLSQETSDPREWYYARVRSLSAEGYSSWVISPRFHPHWDTSISPPQLKATVTGLTIMVQIRPPRTPLRGPKGTRLRVTKLQKLTFRIYLMHNDVEEEVLETDSCSKELEIPGLHPKTTYCLQAVSIIPRSGRKSTRSPSLCISTN; this is translated from the exons ATGTCAACTGTAACTGCACCTGTGCTTTCATTGATAACCCTTGTCTGCTGGGCACACT GTAGCCATTCTGTGCAGGATGATCTGGCGCCGGTTGAAGTGGATTTTCGTTCTTTGGATTACAGAAATGTCTTATACTGGAAACAACCACATAAGGCTGGCCAACACAAGAAGTATTTTGTTCAGCATAAAGT ATATGGCGATAAGGAGTGGACAAATACTGAACACTGCCAAGGTATCCAATTGCTCCAATGTGACCTGAGCCAAGAGACATCAGATCCTAGAGAGTGGTACTACGCCAGGGTCCGTTCCCTCTCTGCTGAGGGCTACTCATCGTGGGTCATCAGCCCCAGGTTTCACCCTCACTGGGATA CCAGCATTAGCCCACCCCAGTTAAAGGCAACTGTGACAGGACTGACCATTATGGTTCAGATCAGACCTCCCAGGACACCATTGCGAGGACCAAAGGGCACTAGATTACGAGTGACAAAACTACAGAAACTGACGTTCAGGATATATCTAATGCACAATGATGTAGAAGAG GAGGTCCTTGAAACAGACAGTTGCTCCAAAGAGCTTGAGATCCCTGGGCTGCATCCAAAAACAACCTACTGCCTACAGGCTGTGTCCATTATCCCTCGCTCAGGCCGCAAAAGCACACGGAGTCCCAGCCTCTGCATCAGCACGAATTGA
- the map3k21 gene encoding mitogen-activated protein kinase kinase kinase 21 isoform X1, whose protein sequence is MDVPQAVFPNGEGRLSLEDHVWTESTNSGAWAHSAPVCSRSLWTAVFDYEASGEDELSLRRGDVVEVLSKDAAISGDEGWWTGKINHRVGIFPCNYVTYQPAIYRLPAGGAVGAQETDPLTPVLIPFSELVIEEIIGVGGFGKVYRGTWKSQEVAVKAARQDPDEDIKATADSVKQEAKLFSMLQHLNIMKLEGVCLEEPNLCLVMEYARGGTLNRALTGRRIPPHILVNWAVQIARGMHYLHEEAVVPIIHRDLKSSNILLLEKIENDDIGRKTLKITDFGLAREWHKTTKMSAAGTYSWMAPEVIKSSLFSKGSDVWSYGVLLWELLTGEVPYRGIDGLAVAYGVAVNKLTLPIPSTCPEPFAKLMEECWEQDPHIRPSFSAILEQLTAIEEAVMATMPQDSFHSMQEDWRVEIQEMFDELRTKEKELRSREEELTRAALQQKSHEELLKRREQQLAEREINVLERELNILILQLNKDKPNVKKRKGKFKRSRLKLKDGNRISLPSDFQHKITVQASPTMDKRRSLNSTNSSPPSSPTLIPRLRAIQLSHPGDTGRRDCMFVYHQDVDITSECKPPSGFRKKVTLDESNRTWGRSTNYKPEEFEDVKKGIKKKGRTWGPSSVQTKERGNCAERVRPLSDGSSPWSTSLMKSQKSVPLAALFAEQATSKDEAYSGDGSDNKPKQFKFPNQVYIDLPLWKDEQGDSQGPGGGGEGESQEDPTTSTSSTSTTPQHTPTNSLKRAATHRRTDSVLYGCASILASVAFGFDLREVCKAAVNEEQEPREEKKKREGLFQRATRFRRSTSPPGGRSRKDEVAAGPVNLLAMSSISECNSTKCLLQSDFEGSGCSPLKESPLSSLHTNQNTSTSSSVATPVKSDALPSTDHSSGSNSRLRRKKSSPAVCQSINGNGNSQTSPADSSAITSSRKKPDREPVQEKQTPSESVSRPRPLSLRSKPHSWGLLKSRNKSYSLGHCSGGKSAQTLDVVFPSDVKTGFSLLDVDTEGQKRDCTVPLCRIQSTPGRLSVFELEKEFLS, encoded by the exons ATGGATGTTCCCCAGGCCGTTTTCCCAAACGGTGAGGGGCGACTGAGCCTCGAAGACCATGTCTGGACGGAGTCCACTAACTCTGGAGCTTGGGCTCATTCGGCTCCCGTGTGTTCCCGCTCGCTTTGGACCGCCGTGTTTGACTATGAGGCCAGCGGGGAGGACGAGCTCAGCCTGCGGAGAGGAGACGTGGTGGAGGTCCTGTCTAAGGACGCTGCCATCTCGGGAGACGAAGGGTGGTGGACTGGAAAAATTAACCATCGCGTGGGCATCTTCCCATGTAATTATGTTACTTACCAACCAGCCATTTACAGGCTTCCCGCGGGTGGCGCGGTAGGGGCTCAGGAGACTGACCCGTTGACCCCGGTTCTGATACCTTTTTCTGAGCTCGTTATAGAAGAAATAATAGGCGTTGGCGGCTTTGGCAAAGTTTACCGGGGGACTTGGAAAAGCCAGGAGGTTGCAGTGAAGGCAGCTCGACAGGACCCCGATGAAGACATTAAAGCTACTGCAGACAGTGTTAAGCAAGAAGCCAAACTTTTCTCCATGTTGCAACATCTTAATATCATGAAACTGGAAGGGGTGTGTTTGGAGGAGCCGAACCTGTGCTTGGTAATGGAATACGCCCGAGGAGGGACTCTGAACCGAGCCTTGACCGGCAGAAGGATCCCTCCCCACATCCTTGTGAACTGGGCCGTTCAGATCGCCCGAGGCATGCACTATCTGCACGAGGAGGCTGTAGTTCCCATCATTCATCGCGATCTGAAGTCCAGCAACA TTTTATTACttgaaaaaattgaaaatgatGACATCGGTCGGAAGACCCTGAAGATTACTGACTTCGGCCTGGCTCGGGAGTGGCACAAAACAACCAAGATGAGTGCAGCTGGCACTTATTCCTGGATGGCTCCTGAGGTCATCAAATCCTCCCTGTTTTCCAAAGGCAGTGATGTCTGGAG TTATGGTGTCCTGCTTTGGGAATTATTGACTGGAGAGGTTCCTTACCGTGGCATTGATGGTCTGGCTGTTGCTTATGGTGTGGCTGTCAACAAATTAACCCTTCCCATTCCATCTACCTGTCCCGAACCCTTTGCCAAGCTCATGGAGG AATGCTGGGAGCAGGACCCCCATATCCGTCCATCTTTTTCTGCCATCTTGGAGCAGCTGACTGCCATAGAGGAAGCTGTGATGGCCACCATGCCACAGGACTCTTTCCACTCAATGCAGGAGGACTGGAGAGTAGAGATCCAGGAGATGTTTGATGAGCTACGCACTAAGGAAAAG GAGCTCCGTTCCCGTGAGGAGGAGCTGACGCGAGCCGCCCTCCAGCAGAAGTCTCACGAGGAGCTCCTGAAGAGGAGGGAACAGCAGCTGGCCGAGCGAGAAATCAACGTGCTCGAGCGAGAACTCAACATCCTCATTCTCCAGCTCAACAAGGATAAGCCCAACGTCAAGAAACGGAAGGGCAAGTTTAAGCGCAGCCGTCTCAAACTCAAAGACGGCAACCGCATCAGCTTACCTTCAG ATTTTCAGCATAAGATCACAGTTCAGGCTTCTCCCACTATGGATAAGAGGAGAAGCCTCAACAGCACCAACTCAAGTCCCCCCAGCAGCCCTACGTTGATACCCCGCCTCCGAGCCATCCAGC TGAGCCACCCAGGTGACACTGGCCGAAGGgactgtatgtttgtgtatcaCCAGGATGTGGATATCACAAGCGAGTGTAAACCTCCTAGCGGGTTTAGGAAGAAAG TGACCCTGGATGAGAGCAACAGAACATGGGGCCGGAGCACCAATTACAAACCCGAGGAGTTTGAGGATGTTAAAAAAGGAATTAAGAAGAAGGGCCGCACATGGGGACCAAGCTCTGTACAGACGAAAGAAAGGGGAAATTGTGCTGAAAG AGTTCGACCTCTCTCTGATGGAAGCAGTCCGTGGTCTACTAGTCTCATGAAGAGCCAGAAATCCGTTCCATTGGCCGCCTTATTTGCTGAGCAGG CAACCAGTAAAGATGAAGCGTATTCTGGCGATGGATCTGACAACAAACCAAAGCAATTCAAGTTCCCCAACCAGGTGTACATTGATCTACCTCTGTGGAAAGATGAACAGGGGGACAGCCAGGGACCAGGTGGAGGAGGTGAAGGTGAGAGTCAGGAAGACCCAACCACATCTACGAGTTCAACCAGCACTACACCACAGCACACCCCCACCAACAGCCTAAAGCGCGCTGCCACACACCGGCGCACAGACTCCGTTCTCTATGGCTGTGCCTCCATCCTGGCATCTGTTGCCTTTGGCTTTGACCTGCGGGAGGTCTGTAAGGCCGCTGTCAACGAGGAACAAGAACCACGTGAGGAGAAGAAAAAACGGGAAGGACTTTTTCAGCGCGCCACTCGCTTCCGCCGGAGCACCAGTCCCCCTGGTGGTCGCTCACGGAAGGACGAGGTTGCAGCTGGGCCTGTGAACCTGCTCGCCATGTCATCGATTTCTGAGTGCAACTCCACCAAGTGCCTCCTGCAGTCAGATTTCGAGGGGTCTGGGTGTAGCCCCTTGAAAGAGTCTCCGCTCAGCAGTTTGCATACAAATCAGAATACCAGCACTAGTTCAAGTGTGGCGACCCCTGTGAAAAGTGACGCCCTTCCTTCAACAGATCATTCTTCTGGATCCAACTCTCGTCTTAGGAGAAAGAAGTCTAGCCCTGCGGTGTGTCAATCCA TTAATGGCAACGGTAACTCCCAAACCAGCCCAGCTGATTCATCCGCCATCACTTCCTCAAGAAAGAAGCCTGACCGAGAACCTGTTCAGGAGAAGCAAACCCCCAGCGAATCTGTTTCCAGACCCCGACCGCTTTCCTTAAGAAGCAAGCCTCATTCCTGGGGTCTGCTCAAGAGTCGCAACAAGAGCTATTCTCTGGGGCACTGCTCTGGGGGAAAGAGTGCCCAAACCTTGGATGTTGTTTTCCCCTCAGATGTCAAAACGGGATTCTCTTTGCTGGATGTGGACACAGAGGGTCAAAAACGAGACTGCACAGTTCCGCTCTGTCGAATCCAGAGCACTCCAGGTCGGCTTTCTGTCTTTGAGCTGGAGAAAGAGTTTTTATCTTAA
- the map3k21 gene encoding mitogen-activated protein kinase kinase kinase 21 isoform X2, giving the protein MDVPQAVFPNGEGRLSLEDHVWTESTNSGAWAHSAPVCSRSLWTAVFDYEASGEDELSLRRGDVVEVLSKDAAISGDEGWWTGKINHRVGIFPCNYVTYQPAIYRLPAGGAVGAQETDPLTPVLIPFSELVIEEIIGVGGFGKVYRGTWKSQEVAVKAARQDPDEDIKATADSVKQEAKLFSMLQHLNIMKLEGVCLEEPNLCLVMEYARGGTLNRALTGRRIPPHILVNWAVQIARGMHYLHEEAVVPIIHRDLKSSNILLLEKIENDDIGRKTLKITDFGLAREWHKTTKMSAAGTYSWMAPEVIKSSLFSKGSDVWSYGVLLWELLTGEVPYRGIDGLAVAYGVAVNKLTLPIPSTCPEPFAKLMEECWEQDPHIRPSFSAILEQLTAIEEAVMATMPQDSFHSMQEDWRVEIQEMFDELRTKEKELRSREEELTRAALQQKSHEELLKRREQQLAEREINVLERELNILILQLNKDKPNVKKRKGKFKRSRLKLKDGNRISLPSDFQHKITVQASPTMDKRRSLNSTNSSPPSSPTLIPRLRAIQLTLDESNRTWGRSTNYKPEEFEDVKKGIKKKGRTWGPSSVQTKERGNCAERVRPLSDGSSPWSTSLMKSQKSVPLAALFAEQATSKDEAYSGDGSDNKPKQFKFPNQVYIDLPLWKDEQGDSQGPGGGGEGESQEDPTTSTSSTSTTPQHTPTNSLKRAATHRRTDSVLYGCASILASVAFGFDLREVCKAAVNEEQEPREEKKKREGLFQRATRFRRSTSPPGGRSRKDEVAAGPVNLLAMSSISECNSTKCLLQSDFEGSGCSPLKESPLSSLHTNQNTSTSSSVATPVKSDALPSTDHSSGSNSRLRRKKSSPAVCQSINGNGNSQTSPADSSAITSSRKKPDREPVQEKQTPSESVSRPRPLSLRSKPHSWGLLKSRNKSYSLGHCSGGKSAQTLDVVFPSDVKTGFSLLDVDTEGQKRDCTVPLCRIQSTPGRLSVFELEKEFLS; this is encoded by the exons ATGGATGTTCCCCAGGCCGTTTTCCCAAACGGTGAGGGGCGACTGAGCCTCGAAGACCATGTCTGGACGGAGTCCACTAACTCTGGAGCTTGGGCTCATTCGGCTCCCGTGTGTTCCCGCTCGCTTTGGACCGCCGTGTTTGACTATGAGGCCAGCGGGGAGGACGAGCTCAGCCTGCGGAGAGGAGACGTGGTGGAGGTCCTGTCTAAGGACGCTGCCATCTCGGGAGACGAAGGGTGGTGGACTGGAAAAATTAACCATCGCGTGGGCATCTTCCCATGTAATTATGTTACTTACCAACCAGCCATTTACAGGCTTCCCGCGGGTGGCGCGGTAGGGGCTCAGGAGACTGACCCGTTGACCCCGGTTCTGATACCTTTTTCTGAGCTCGTTATAGAAGAAATAATAGGCGTTGGCGGCTTTGGCAAAGTTTACCGGGGGACTTGGAAAAGCCAGGAGGTTGCAGTGAAGGCAGCTCGACAGGACCCCGATGAAGACATTAAAGCTACTGCAGACAGTGTTAAGCAAGAAGCCAAACTTTTCTCCATGTTGCAACATCTTAATATCATGAAACTGGAAGGGGTGTGTTTGGAGGAGCCGAACCTGTGCTTGGTAATGGAATACGCCCGAGGAGGGACTCTGAACCGAGCCTTGACCGGCAGAAGGATCCCTCCCCACATCCTTGTGAACTGGGCCGTTCAGATCGCCCGAGGCATGCACTATCTGCACGAGGAGGCTGTAGTTCCCATCATTCATCGCGATCTGAAGTCCAGCAACA TTTTATTACttgaaaaaattgaaaatgatGACATCGGTCGGAAGACCCTGAAGATTACTGACTTCGGCCTGGCTCGGGAGTGGCACAAAACAACCAAGATGAGTGCAGCTGGCACTTATTCCTGGATGGCTCCTGAGGTCATCAAATCCTCCCTGTTTTCCAAAGGCAGTGATGTCTGGAG TTATGGTGTCCTGCTTTGGGAATTATTGACTGGAGAGGTTCCTTACCGTGGCATTGATGGTCTGGCTGTTGCTTATGGTGTGGCTGTCAACAAATTAACCCTTCCCATTCCATCTACCTGTCCCGAACCCTTTGCCAAGCTCATGGAGG AATGCTGGGAGCAGGACCCCCATATCCGTCCATCTTTTTCTGCCATCTTGGAGCAGCTGACTGCCATAGAGGAAGCTGTGATGGCCACCATGCCACAGGACTCTTTCCACTCAATGCAGGAGGACTGGAGAGTAGAGATCCAGGAGATGTTTGATGAGCTACGCACTAAGGAAAAG GAGCTCCGTTCCCGTGAGGAGGAGCTGACGCGAGCCGCCCTCCAGCAGAAGTCTCACGAGGAGCTCCTGAAGAGGAGGGAACAGCAGCTGGCCGAGCGAGAAATCAACGTGCTCGAGCGAGAACTCAACATCCTCATTCTCCAGCTCAACAAGGATAAGCCCAACGTCAAGAAACGGAAGGGCAAGTTTAAGCGCAGCCGTCTCAAACTCAAAGACGGCAACCGCATCAGCTTACCTTCAG ATTTTCAGCATAAGATCACAGTTCAGGCTTCTCCCACTATGGATAAGAGGAGAAGCCTCAACAGCACCAACTCAAGTCCCCCCAGCAGCCCTACGTTGATACCCCGCCTCCGAGCCATCCAGC TGACCCTGGATGAGAGCAACAGAACATGGGGCCGGAGCACCAATTACAAACCCGAGGAGTTTGAGGATGTTAAAAAAGGAATTAAGAAGAAGGGCCGCACATGGGGACCAAGCTCTGTACAGACGAAAGAAAGGGGAAATTGTGCTGAAAG AGTTCGACCTCTCTCTGATGGAAGCAGTCCGTGGTCTACTAGTCTCATGAAGAGCCAGAAATCCGTTCCATTGGCCGCCTTATTTGCTGAGCAGG CAACCAGTAAAGATGAAGCGTATTCTGGCGATGGATCTGACAACAAACCAAAGCAATTCAAGTTCCCCAACCAGGTGTACATTGATCTACCTCTGTGGAAAGATGAACAGGGGGACAGCCAGGGACCAGGTGGAGGAGGTGAAGGTGAGAGTCAGGAAGACCCAACCACATCTACGAGTTCAACCAGCACTACACCACAGCACACCCCCACCAACAGCCTAAAGCGCGCTGCCACACACCGGCGCACAGACTCCGTTCTCTATGGCTGTGCCTCCATCCTGGCATCTGTTGCCTTTGGCTTTGACCTGCGGGAGGTCTGTAAGGCCGCTGTCAACGAGGAACAAGAACCACGTGAGGAGAAGAAAAAACGGGAAGGACTTTTTCAGCGCGCCACTCGCTTCCGCCGGAGCACCAGTCCCCCTGGTGGTCGCTCACGGAAGGACGAGGTTGCAGCTGGGCCTGTGAACCTGCTCGCCATGTCATCGATTTCTGAGTGCAACTCCACCAAGTGCCTCCTGCAGTCAGATTTCGAGGGGTCTGGGTGTAGCCCCTTGAAAGAGTCTCCGCTCAGCAGTTTGCATACAAATCAGAATACCAGCACTAGTTCAAGTGTGGCGACCCCTGTGAAAAGTGACGCCCTTCCTTCAACAGATCATTCTTCTGGATCCAACTCTCGTCTTAGGAGAAAGAAGTCTAGCCCTGCGGTGTGTCAATCCA TTAATGGCAACGGTAACTCCCAAACCAGCCCAGCTGATTCATCCGCCATCACTTCCTCAAGAAAGAAGCCTGACCGAGAACCTGTTCAGGAGAAGCAAACCCCCAGCGAATCTGTTTCCAGACCCCGACCGCTTTCCTTAAGAAGCAAGCCTCATTCCTGGGGTCTGCTCAAGAGTCGCAACAAGAGCTATTCTCTGGGGCACTGCTCTGGGGGAAAGAGTGCCCAAACCTTGGATGTTGTTTTCCCCTCAGATGTCAAAACGGGATTCTCTTTGCTGGATGTGGACACAGAGGGTCAAAAACGAGACTGCACAGTTCCGCTCTGTCGAATCCAGAGCACTCCAGGTCGGCTTTCTGTCTTTGAGCTGGAGAAAGAGTTTTTATCTTAA